From one Nothobranchius furzeri strain GRZ-AD chromosome 2, NfurGRZ-RIMD1, whole genome shotgun sequence genomic stretch:
- the filip1l gene encoding filamin A-interacting protein 1-like isoform X2 yields the protein MIVDEQQRLTEQLNQKTTKVQELRASFTQAQEELSSANARLREEEQKVFRLEAELHEQACRYHQEQETMTAKLTGEDAQNRQLRQKLSALSRQLDELEESNKTLRRAEEELQELRDKISRGECGNSGLMSELEELRKRVLEMEGKDEELVRMEDHCRDLHKKLEKESNQSRCLKAEVDQLNHRIIDLEKLEDVFSKSKHECISLKSHLEKERTVSKVLSSEMEALKVRVKELEASESQLGKTELMLKEDLTKLKTLTVMLVDDRKAMAEKVKQMENKVQNSTGKLQAEQDKVTSVTEKLIEESKKALRSKAELEEMMYSATKERDDLKAKLCTEEEKSNDLESKLNVMKKRLQSLETTEREYLRNKAKEEHIKMPLANRFQQEDNKVKELTQEVERLRCKLKDLKVVEGDLLKTPEFESLEKRFSNEQEKARALMEELEISRKELSKYQLAEKKECNQEHVLYKRLKEEEAKSSHLTREVAALKEKIHEYLGTEESICRMKTDHSTLQRKLTQQEVRNKELAREMETLTRELERYRRFSKSLRPGMNGRRFSDLHVSTKEVQTEPLDLMSPGDKTAVPLERAVVNGKLYDGSDPEDNTGYSNELQLTKRSPSLINNTNNLNNNMRRVRGPFLRSKDTPPHQANGKVQPRLNGNHVQPGDVVLTHHPGQPLHIKVTPDHGHNTATLEFTSPTTENPQSFTSTAVIPTSGGPPKQRITIIQNASMSPTTKSISPITKSKSSSLSEELCSPDRALSPFTMTTYTRATTPDSCGSVSPDRAVSPIQIVSVMTSTPEHSLSTEPVEVVGGHAVFRVTPERQSNWQIQRSNSSGPNVITTEDNKIHIHLGSPFIQNISAQTQSLCHTAGLQEQRTAPAVKGNSKITSSIVIKPTTTPVQRPSQITIPVEAFRRPGPTRIPKPKCFSSQKGPSSAAANLGLQNKIHPAAHTHSSSSNNPNLMNRRL from the exons ATGATTGTTGATGAGCAGCAGCGTCTCACCGAACAGCTGAATCAAAAAACAACAAAGGTCCAAGAACTGAGGGCCAGTTTCACACAAGCTCAGGAGGAGCTGAGCTCAGCTAATGCTCGTCTGCGGGAAGAGGAGCAAAAGGTCTTTCGCTTGGAGGCTGAGCTGCATGAACAAGCCTGTCGATACCATCAGGAACAAGAGACCATGACCGCCAAACTGACTGGAGAGGATGCTCAGAACAGACAGctccgccagaagctgtcggctcTCAGCAGGCAGCTAGATGAGCTGGAGGAGAGCAACAAGACTCTGCGAAGAGCTGAAGAAGAACTGCAGGAGCTCAGGGACAAAATAAGCCGAGGCGAGTGCGGAAACTCTGGGCTGATGTCGGAGCTAGAAGAGCTACGGAAGAGAGTTCTTGAGATGGAGGGGAAAGATGAAGAGCTGGTCAGGATGGAGGACCATTGTAGAGACCTGCATAAGAAACTGGAGAAGGAGTCCAACCAGAGCCGGTGCCTGAAAGCTGAAGTCGATCAACTGAATCACAGAATTATAGACTTGGAGAAGCTGGAGGACGTGTTCAGCAAGAGCAAACATGAATGTATCTCACTTAAAAGTCACCTGGAGAAGGAGAGGACAGTGTCAAAGGTTCTGAGCAGTGAGATGGAAGCTCTGAAAGTCAGAGTGAAGGAGCTGGAGGCTTCTGAGAGCCAACTGGGAAAGACTGAGCTGATGCTCAAAGAAGATCTAACCAAGTTAAAGACTCTGACTGTCATGTTAGTGGATGACAGGAAGGCGATGGCGGAAAAGGTAAAGCAGATGGAGAACAAGGTGCAAAACAGTACCGGCAAACTTCAGGCAGAGCAGGACAAGGTTACTTCCGTCACGGAGAAGCTGATAGAGGAGAGCAAGAAAGCTCTGAGATCAAAAGCggagctggaggagatgatgtacAGCGCGACCAAGGAgagggatgacctgaaggccaagTTATGCACTGAGGAGGAGAAGAGCAACGACTTGGAGTCAAAGCTGAATGTGATGAAAAAACGTCTGCAATCACTTGAGACAACTGAGAGAGAATACCTGCGAAACAAAGCTAAAGAGGAGCATATCAAAATGCCTCTAGCTAACCGCTTCCAGCAGGAAGACAACAAGGTCAAAGAGTTGACTCAGGAGGTTGAACGCCTCAGATGCAAACTAAAGGACCTAAAGGTGGTGGAAGGGGATCTATTAAAGACACCGGAGTTTGAATCGCTTGAAAAACGATTCAGTAATGAACAAGAGAAAGCCAGAGctctgatggaggagctggagatCTCCAGAAAAGAGCTTTCAAAATACCAACTGGCTGAAAAGAAAGAGTGCAACCAAGAGCATGTTCTCTATAAACGCTTAAAGGAGGAGGAAGCCAAGTCAAGCCACCTGACCAGAGAAGTGGCAGCCCTGAAAGAGAAGATTCATGAATACCTTGGAACAGAGGAATCAATCTGTCGAATGAAGACTGACCACTCCACACTGCAAAGGAAGCTTACCCAACAGGAGGTCAGAAACAAGGAGCTGGCCAGAGAAATGGAGACACTGACCAGGGAACTGGAACGATACAGACGCTTCAGTAAAAGTCTTCGACCTGGTATGAATGGAAGGCGCTTTTCAGACCTCCACGTGTCCACCAAGGAGGTGCAAACAGAGCCACTGGACCTCATGTCTCCAGGAGACAAGACAGCGGTACCCCTAGAGCGAGCAGTGGTCAATGGGAAGCTGTATGATGGAAGCGATCCCGAAGACAACACAGGCTACAGTAATGAACTCCAGCTCACCAAACGCAGCCCTTCTCTAATCAATAACACCAACAATCTAAACAACAACATGAGACGGGTGAGAGGCCCCTTCCTCAGGAGCAAGGACACCCCTCCTCATCAGGCCAATGGCAAAGTGCAACCGCGACTTAATGGCAACCACGTCCAGCCTGGAGACGTGGTGTTGACCCACCATCCGGGGCAGCCGCTGCACATTAAAGTGACCCCCGACCACGGACACAACACAGCTACGCTGGAGTTCACCAGTCCAACCACAGAGAACCCTCAATCATTCACCAGCACTGCTGTCATACCCACAAGCGGAGGTCCACCCAAGCAGAGAATCACCATTATCCAGAATGCATCCATGTCCCCAACTACAAAGTCCATTTCTCCAATAACCAAATCCAAGAGCTCCTCCCTGTCTGAGGAGCTGTGTTCACCTGATAGGGCCCTCTCACCCTTTACCATGACCACATACACCAGAGCAACGACCCCAGACTCTTGCGGTTCTGTAAGCCCAGACCGAGCAGTGTCGCCCATACAGATCGTCTCTGTGATGACAAGCACGCCTGAGCATTCCCTTTCCACAGAGCCCGTGGAGGTCGTTGGCGGGCATGCGGTCTTCCGCGTGACGCCGGAGAGGCAGAGCAACTGGCAGATCCAAAGGTCCAACAGCTCGGGTCCAAATGTCATCACGACAGAGGACAACAAAATCCACATTCACTTAGGGAGCCCGTTCATTCAGAACATCAGCGCGCAAACGCAGAGTCTGTGTCACACGGCCGGACTCCAGGAGCAAAGGACTGCTCCGGCTGTCAAAGGCAACAGCAAAATCACAAGCAGCATCGTGATCAAACCCACTACCACCCCAGTCCAAAGGCCTTCACAAATTACA ATCCCTGTAGAAGCATTCCGACGTCCAGGACCGACCAGAATCCCCAAACCCAAGTGCTTCAGCTCCCAGAAAGGCCCGAGCAGCGCTGCAGCTAACCTGGGACTGCAAAATAAAATTCACCCGGCTGCTCACactcacagcagcagcagcaacaacccgAATCTAATGAACAGAAGACTGTGA